The Edwardsiella tarda ATCC 15947 = NBRC 105688 region CGCTGACACCTTTCTCAGCCAAGACAATGCGTACTTGATGGCTAAAAATGTCGGTCGGCCCGGAAAACAGCGTCATTACCGAACGTTTGTTGGCAGCGACAGCCATGAAAACCTCCAAGTTTATCTAGAAAACGGTATGAATAGATGCCCGTCAGGCCCCACACAGAGCGACGCGCAACACCCGTTGCACAATGACGCACACCAAAAAGTTGGGTAGTGAAAACATCGACTTACCCAGACCTGCGGCGCTCAAAATTTATACGTTGCAACAGGATACAAAAGTGTAGGTTAGTCTACCAGAAATTGGCGTACTTGTGGGGAGTTGATAGCGATTTCATCGATCAAATGCTTTACAGCGGCGGAGAAGAGCGCTAGCTGCAATAAAAAAACCCGGCAAAGCCGGGTTTTTTGGCATTAAGGATCTGCCGAAGCAGAAAGCCATTAACGCTTGGAGAACTGCGGACGACGACGTGCTTTGCGCAGACCGACTTTCTTACGTTCAACCTGACGAGCGTCACGAGTGACGAAGCCAGCTTTACGCAGTTCAGAGCGCAGAGTTTCATCGTACTCCATCAGAGCGCGGGTGATACCGTGACGGATCGCACCAGCCTGACCAGAGATACCACCACCTTTAACGGTGATGTACAGATCCAATTTCTCAACCATGTCGACCAGTTCCAGCGGCTGACGAACTACCATGCGGGCAGTTTCGCGACCGAAGTACTGTTCCAGAGAACGCTGGTTGATAACGATTTTACCGCTACCCGGTTTGATAAATACGCGAGCGGCGGAGCTTTTGCGGCGACCAGTGCCGTAGTATTGATTTTCAGCCATTGCCTATATCCCGATTAAATGTCCAGAACCTGCGGTTGCTGCGCCGCGTGATTGTGCTCGTTGCCCGCGTAAACTTTCAGTTTACGGAACATTGCACGACCCAGCGGGCCTTTCGGCAGCATGCCTTTAACCGCGATTTCAATTACACGCTCAGGATGGCGAGCAATCATCTCTTCAAAGGTCGCTTCTTTGATACCACCGATGTGGCCAGTGTGGTGGAAATACTTCTTGTCCAGACGCTTGTTACCGGTTACGGCAACTTTTTCTGCGTTCAGAACGATGATGTAATCACCAGTATCCACATGCGGGGTATACTCCGCCTTGTGCTTGCCGCGCAGGCGACGAGCCAGTTCAGTTGCCAAACGGCCTAAAGTTTTGCCGGTAGCATCAACAACATACCAGTCGCGTTTTACGGTTTCTGGTTTAGCTGTAAAAGTTTTCATTAAAAGCTTACCCAATTTTTAGTTACACGTTGGTGAACACAACGCTTCGATTTTCAGTGTTGAGGTTCACACGACCATCGTCCAGCAAACCTACCCCTTCGAATAGAGCCATGCCGGCACATAAAGTTTTTGGGAAAAAAACTTTGTTGTAACGTGGGGTCGCGAGATTATAGAGAAGTCGGCTTGAAAGATCGATCGCTTTTTCGCACCGCTGACGTAATTTCTCGCCAGAGACACGGGCAGCACGGCCGGATACGCCATTTAACCACGATGAGGCAGACGCAGGTAGTCCTCACTCTGCATCTCTTGCAGACGCGACAGGCAACGCTGGTACTCAAACTTCAAGCGCTCACCGCGATACAGGGTAAACATGTCACACTCGGCGCTGATGATCAGTTTGACGCGCCGCTCGTAAAACTCATCCACTAACGCTAAAAAACGCCGTGCACTCTCCTCATGATCACCATCCATCGCCTTAACGCGATGTAACAGCACGGTATGGTAGGTTCGAGCTAACACCATGTAATCTAACTGGCTACGCGCCGATTCGCACAACGCAGCGAAATCCAGCGCGATCACGCCATCCACGCGCCGTAGCACCGGTAACGGATGATGGTTAATCTCCAACGAGCCCCCCACCGCCCCCTCCTGACCGGCCAGGCGTAGAAACAGCGCGGCCATCGCCCGTTCACTCGCCGCACCCAGTGGAGTCAGATAGAGATGGGCCTGCGTCAGGGTGCGCAGGCGGTAGTCGATTCCACCATCCACATTCAACACCCGGCAATGACGCTGAATTTGAGCGATGGC contains the following coding sequences:
- the rpsI gene encoding 30S ribosomal protein S9: MAENQYYGTGRRKSSAARVFIKPGSGKIVINQRSLEQYFGRETARMVVRQPLELVDMVEKLDLYITVKGGGISGQAGAIRHGITRALMEYDETLRSELRKAGFVTRDARQVERKKVGLRKARRRPQFSKR
- the rplM gene encoding 50S ribosomal protein L13, producing MKTFTAKPETVKRDWYVVDATGKTLGRLATELARRLRGKHKAEYTPHVDTGDYIIVLNAEKVAVTGNKRLDKKYFHHTGHIGGIKEATFEEMIARHPERVIEIAVKGMLPKGPLGRAMFRKLKVYAGNEHNHAAQQPQVLDI